The Apodemus sylvaticus chromosome 5, mApoSyl1.1, whole genome shotgun sequence genome has a segment encoding these proteins:
- the Ell3 gene encoding RNA polymerase II elongation factor ELL3 — MEGTQEALSGKMRLLFTPAARTSLLMLRLNEAALRALQECQQQQVRPVIAFQGHRGYLRLPGPGWSCLFSFIVSQCGQEGANGSLDLVYQRLGRSGPNCLHCLGSLRERLTIWAAMDTIPAPLLAQEHLTEGARESESWQDTGDEPEGHPQMPLDEVSDPLASNRELPLPGSSSEPMAQWEVRNHTYLTNREPDQTLPSPAGQKRLDKKRSAPITTEEPEEKRLRTLPPASSPLQGLSNQDSQEEEDWGQDEDEDGDGDSRLEQSLSVPSASESPSPEEVPDYVLQYRAIHSTEQQQAYEQDFETDYAEYRILHARVGAASQRFTELGAEIKRLQRGTPEHKVLEDKIVQEYKKFRKRYPSYREEKHRCEYLHQKLSHIKGLILEFEEKNRGS, encoded by the exons ATGGAGGGGACCCAGGAAGCTCTGAGTGGGAAAATGCGGCTCCTCTTCACCCCCGCTGCTCGGACCAGCCTCTTGATGCTAAGGCTCAACGAAGCGGCGCTGCGGGCACTGCAAGAGTGTCAGCAGCAACAG GTACGGCCAGTGATCGCCTTCCAAGGCCACCGAGGG TACCTAAGGCTTCCAGGCCCTGGATGGTCCTGCCTTTTCTCCTTCATAGTATCCCAGTGTGGCCAAGAGGGCGCTAATGGTAGCTTGGACCTTGTGTACCAACGTTTAGGAAG ATCTGGGCCTAACTGTCTCCACTGCCTGGGCTCACTTAGAGAGCGGCTCACTATTTGGGCAGCCATGGATACTATCCCAGCTCCACTGTTAGCTCAGGAACACCTGACTGAAGGTGCCAGAGAGTCTGAGAGCTGGCAGGACACTGGAGATGAACCCGAAGGCCATCCCCAGATGCCACTAGATGAG GTGTCTGACCCACTGGCAAGCAACCGCGAACTGCCACTCCCAGGATCCTCCAGTGAGCCCATGGCACAGTGGGAAGTGAG GAACCACACTTATCTTACAAACAGAGAGCCTGATCAGACACTGCCTTCCCCTGCTGGCCAGAAACGCTTGGACAAG aAACGTTCAGCACCTATAACCACTGAAGAACCAGAGGAAAAGAggctcagaactctgcctccagcctcAAGTCCACTACAAGGGCTATCAAACCAGGACTCCCAAGAGGAAGAAGACTGGGGgcaagatgaagatgaagatggagatggagattcCAGGCTGGAACAGAGTCTCTCAGTTCCATCAG CCTCTGAATCCCCAAGCCCTGAGGAGGTACCAGATTATGTCCT GCAGTACAGAGCCATCCACAGCACAGAGCAACAACAGGCCTATGAGCAGGACTTTGAGACTGACTACGCTGAATACCGCATTCTGCATGCTCGAGTTGGGGCTGCAAGCCAGAGGTTCACAGAGCTGGGGGCAGAGATCAAGAGACTTCAGCGAGGAACTCCAGAGCACAAG GTACTAGAAGACAAGATAGTCCAGGAGTATAAAAAGTTCAGAAAG CGGTATCCAAGCTACAGGGAAGAGAAGCATCGCTGTGAGTACCTGCATCAGAAACTGTCCCACATTAAAGGTCTTATCCTGGAATTTGAAGAAAAGAACAGGGGCAGCTGA